Proteins encoded together in one Campylobacter peloridis LMG 23910 window:
- the rpoC gene encoding DNA-directed RNA polymerase subunit beta' — protein sequence MSKFKPIEIKEDGRPRDFEAFQLRLASPEKIKSWSYGEVKKPETINYRTLKPERDGLFCAKIFGPVRDYECLCGKYKKMRFKGIKCEKCGVEVTSSKVRRSRMGHIELVTPVAHIWYVNSLPSRIGTLLGVKMKDLERVLYYEAYIVENPGEAYYDNENSKKVEFCDVLNEEQYLNLMQRYESSGFKARMGGEVVRDLLANLDLVELLNKLKEDIAATNSEAKKKTIIKRLKVVENFLNSNLNSNTNIDEVVPNRPEWMMITNLPVLPPDLRPLVALDGGKFAVSDVNDLYRRVINRNTRLKRLMELDAPEIIIRNEKRMLQEAVDALFDNGRRANAVKGANKRPLKSLSEIIKGKQGRFRQNLLGKRVDFSGRSVIVVGPKLRMDQCGLPKKMALELFKPHLLAKLEEKGYATTVKQAKKMIENKTNEVWECLEEVVKGHPVMLNRAPTLHKLSIQAFHPVLVEGKAIQLHPLVCAAFNADFDGDQMAVHVPLSQEAIAECKVLMLSSMNILLPASGKSVTVPSQDMVLGIYYLSLEKDGAKGEHKICTGIEEVMVALEADSLDIHASIRSVVNGRKVTTTAGRLIIKSILPDFVPENMWNKTMKKKDIAALVDYVYKVGGLEVSASFLDRLKDLGFEYATKAGISISIADIIVPNQKQKSIEEAKKQVREIQNSYNLGLITSGERYNKIIDIWKSTNNILSKDMMELIKKDKEGFNSIYMMADSGARGSAAQISQLAAMRGLMAKPDGSIIETPIISNFREGLNVLEYFISTHGARKGLADTALKTANAGYLTRKLIDVAQNVKVTIEDCGAHEGVEINEITADGVVIETLEERILGRVLAENIIDSITNEILFSEGTLIDEEKAKIIVESGVKSVNIRTPITCKAKKGVCSKCYGINLGEGRLVKPGEAVGIISAQSIGEPGTQLTLRTFHSGGTASTDLQDRQVVAHKEGFVRFYNLNTYKDKHNKTIVANHRNAAILLVEPKIKAPFKGKINIEYAYEDVIVSVKNKSNEAKFILRKYDLAKANELAGVSGNIEGKLYIPYNSGDEVAENESIVEVIKEGWNVPNRIPYASELLVKDGDPITQDIIAGAKGTLKFYMLKGDGLDRIRNLKKGDIVKEKGVFVVIADENDREAKRHYIPRESVIEFNDSAFIDDSKTIIARSSKEDKTIIAEWDAYNNTVIAEIAGTISFEDIESGYSADEQIDEATGKRSLVINEYLPSGVRPAILVIGENDKVVRYQLEPKTVIFVHDGDKVKQADVLAKTPKAAAKSKDITGGLPRVSELFEARKPKNTAVVAEIDGVVRFDKPLRSKERIIIQAEDGSSAEYLIDKSKRIQVREGEFIHAGEKLTDGVISSHDVLRILGEKALHYYLISEIQQVYRGQGVVISDKHIEIIVSQMLRQVKIVDSGHTNFIVGDLVSRRKFREENERILKYGGEPAVAEPVLLGVTRAAIGSDSVISAASFQETTKVLTEASIAGKFDYLEDLKENVILGRMIPVGTGLYGEQKLKLKQQN from the coding sequence ATGAGTAAATTTAAACCTATCGAAATAAAAGAAGATGGTAGACCAAGAGACTTTGAAGCATTTCAGTTAAGACTTGCAAGTCCTGAAAAAATCAAATCATGGTCTTATGGGGAAGTAAAAAAACCAGAAACAATAAACTATAGAACATTAAAACCTGAAAGAGATGGTTTATTTTGTGCTAAAATTTTTGGACCTGTAAGAGATTATGAGTGTCTTTGTGGTAAATATAAAAAAATGCGTTTTAAAGGCATTAAATGTGAAAAATGTGGCGTTGAAGTTACTAGTTCTAAAGTTCGTCGCTCAAGAATGGGACATATTGAGTTAGTTACACCTGTGGCTCATATTTGGTATGTAAATTCTTTACCAAGCCGTATAGGAACGCTACTTGGCGTTAAGATGAAAGATTTAGAACGCGTGCTTTACTATGAGGCATATATAGTAGAAAATCCAGGTGAAGCTTATTATGATAATGAGAATTCTAAAAAAGTTGAATTTTGTGATGTATTAAACGAGGAGCAATATTTAAATTTAATGCAACGCTATGAAAGTAGTGGTTTTAAAGCTAGAATGGGTGGGGAAGTTGTTAGAGATTTGCTAGCAAATTTAGATCTAGTAGAACTTTTAAATAAATTAAAAGAAGATATCGCTGCAACTAATTCTGAGGCTAAGAAAAAAACTATTATTAAGCGTTTAAAAGTTGTAGAAAATTTCTTAAATAGCAATTTAAATAGCAATACAAATATTGATGAAGTTGTTCCAAATCGCCCTGAGTGGATGATGATTACTAATTTACCTGTATTGCCACCTGATTTAAGACCTTTAGTTGCTTTAGATGGTGGAAAATTTGCTGTTTCTGATGTAAATGATTTATATAGAAGAGTTATCAATAGAAACACGCGTTTAAAAAGATTAATGGAACTTGATGCACCAGAAATCATTATAAGAAATGAAAAAAGAATGCTTCAAGAAGCTGTTGATGCTTTGTTTGATAATGGCAGAAGAGCAAATGCAGTAAAAGGTGCAAATAAACGCCCATTAAAATCTTTAAGTGAGATTATCAAAGGTAAGCAAGGGCGTTTTAGACAAAATTTACTTGGTAAAAGGGTAGATTTTTCAGGTCGTAGCGTTATTGTTGTTGGACCAAAACTTAGAATGGATCAATGTGGTTTACCTAAAAAAATGGCTTTAGAATTATTTAAACCGCATTTATTAGCAAAGCTTGAAGAAAAAGGTTATGCAACCACTGTTAAACAAGCTAAAAAAATGATAGAAAATAAAACCAATGAAGTTTGGGAGTGTCTAGAAGAAGTGGTTAAAGGTCATCCTGTAATGCTTAATCGTGCTCCAACTCTTCATAAACTTTCTATTCAAGCATTCCATCCAGTGCTTGTTGAAGGTAAAGCTATACAACTTCATCCTTTAGTGTGCGCTGCATTTAACGCGGACTTTGATGGGGATCAAATGGCTGTGCATGTGCCTTTATCTCAAGAAGCTATCGCAGAGTGTAAAGTATTAATGCTTTCTTCTATGAATATTTTATTACCTGCTAGTGGTAAATCAGTTACCGTTCCTTCTCAAGATATGGTTTTGGGAATTTATTATTTATCTTTAGAAAAAGATGGTGCTAAGGGTGAGCATAAAATTTGCACAGGTATTGAAGAAGTAATGGTAGCTTTAGAAGCTGATTCTTTAGATATCCATGCAAGCATTAGAAGTGTAGTAAATGGTAGAAAAGTAACTACAACTGCTGGTAGATTGATCATTAAATCCATTTTACCAGATTTTGTTCCAGAAAATATGTGGAATAAAACAATGAAGAAAAAAGATATTGCCGCTTTAGTTGATTATGTATATAAAGTAGGTGGACTTGAAGTAAGTGCAAGCTTTTTAGATAGACTTAAAGATCTTGGCTTTGAGTATGCAACTAAAGCTGGAATTTCCATATCTATTGCAGATATTATTGTTCCTAATCAAAAACAAAAAAGTATTGAAGAAGCTAAAAAGCAAGTAAGAGAAATTCAAAATTCTTATAATCTTGGTTTAATTACCTCAGGTGAGAGATATAATAAAATTATTGATATTTGGAAGAGCACTAATAATATTCTTTCAAAAGATATGATGGAATTAATTAAAAAAGATAAAGAAGGATTTAACTCTATTTACATGATGGCTGATTCTGGTGCTAGAGGTTCAGCTGCACAAATTTCACAACTTGCGGCTATGAGAGGACTTATGGCAAAGCCTGATGGTTCTATTATAGAAACGCCTATCATCTCAAATTTCCGTGAAGGTTTAAATGTTCTTGAATACTTTATCTCAACCCATGGTGCTAGAAAAGGTTTAGCTGATACAGCATTAAAAACTGCAAATGCAGGTTATTTAACTAGAAAATTAATAGATGTTGCACAAAATGTTAAAGTTACTATAGAAGATTGTGGAGCACATGAAGGTGTTGAAATTAACGAAATTACAGCAGATGGTGTTGTGATTGAGACTTTAGAAGAAAGAATATTAGGAAGAGTTTTAGCTGAAAATATTATTGATTCTATTACCAATGAAATTTTATTTTCAGAGGGAACTTTGATTGATGAGGAAAAAGCTAAAATTATTGTTGAAAGTGGCGTAAAAAGTGTAAATATTAGAACCCCGATTACTTGCAAAGCAAAAAAAGGTGTATGTTCTAAATGTTATGGTATTAACCTAGGAGAGGGAAGATTAGTTAAGCCAGGTGAAGCAGTAGGTATAATATCAGCTCAATCAATTGGAGAGCCAGGAACTCAGCTAACTCTTAGAACCTTCCATAGCGGTGGAACGGCGAGTACAGATTTGCAAGATCGTCAAGTTGTAGCACATAAAGAAGGTTTTGTGAGATTTTATAATCTAAATACATACAAGGATAAACATAATAAAACTATAGTAGCAAATCACCGCAATGCGGCTATTTTACTTGTAGAACCAAAAATTAAAGCGCCATTTAAAGGTAAGATTAATATCGAATATGCTTACGAAGATGTAATAGTAAGTGTTAAAAATAAAAGCAACGAAGCTAAATTCATTTTAAGAAAATATGATTTAGCTAAAGCGAATGAATTAGCAGGTGTAAGTGGTAACATAGAAGGTAAATTGTATATTCCATATAATAGCGGTGATGAAGTAGCTGAAAATGAAAGTATAGTTGAAGTTATTAAAGAAGGATGGAATGTTCCAAATCGTATTCCTTATGCTAGTGAATTGCTTGTAAAAGATGGAGATCCTATTACTCAAGATATTATTGCTGGTGCAAAAGGAACTTTGAAATTTTATATGCTAAAAGGCGATGGTTTAGATAGAATAAGAAATTTGAAAAAAGGTGATATAGTTAAAGAAAAAGGTGTTTTTGTTGTGATTGCAGATGAAAATGATCGTGAAGCAAAGAGACATTATATACCAAGAGAGTCTGTTATTGAATTTAACGATAGTGCTTTTATAGATGATTCTAAGACTATTATTGCAAGATCAAGTAAAGAAGATAAAACCATTATCGCTGAATGGGATGCTTATAATAACACAGTGATTGCTGAAATTGCAGGAACAATAAGCTTTGAAGATATAGAATCAGGCTATAGTGCTGATGAACAAATTGATGAAGCCACAGGAAAAAGATCTCTTGTAATTAATGAGTATTTGCCTAGTGGTGTGCGTCCTGCTATATTGGTTATAGGAGAAAATGATAAGGTAGTGCGTTATCAGCTTGAGCCAAAAACGGTTATTTTTGTCCATGATGGAGATAAAGTAAAACAAGCTGATGTTTTAGCTAAAACTCCAAAAGCAGCGGCTAAATCAAAAGATATCACAGGAGGTCTTCCAAGGGTTTCTGAGTTATTTGAAGCTAGAAAACCAAAAAATACTGCAGTAGTTGCTGAAATAGATGGTGTTGTAAGATTTGATAAACCTTTAAGATCCAAAGAAAGAATCATCATCCAAGCTGAGGATGGAAGTAGTGCTGAATATTTGATTGATAAATCAAAGCGTATCCAAGTAAGAGAAGGCGAATTTATCCATGCAGGTGAAAAATTAACCGATGGTGTGATTTCAAGTCATGATGTTCTTAGAATTTTAGGCGAAAAAGCATTGCATTATTATTTAATTTCTGAAATTCAGCAAGTTTATCGTGGTCAGGGTGTTGTAATTTCTGATAAACATATTGAAATAATCGTATCACAAATGCTAAGACAAGTAAAAATAGTAGATAGTGGTCATACTAATTTTATAGTAGGTGATTTAGTTTCAAGAAGGAAATTTAGAGAAGAAAATGAAAGAATTTTAAAATATGGTGGAGAACCGGCTGTTGCTGAACCTGTATTGCTTGGGGTTACAAGAGCGGCTATTGGAAGTGATAGTGTAATTTCAGCAGCTTCATTCCAAGAAACTACTAAGGTATTAACCGAAGCAAGTATTGCGGGTAAATTTGATTATCTTGAAGATCTAAAAGAAAATGTTATTTTAGGTCGTATGATTCCAGTTGGAACAGGACTCTATGGAGAGCAAAAATTAAAGCTTAAACAGCAAAATTAA
- a CDS encoding CatA-like O-acetyltransferase: MYHKVNLKTYQRKEHFDFYTQNIPCSFEITMKLDISLFYHFVKNNQFDFYPCFIYCISKSVNHFDEFKLALDANGQLIRYDFIHPAYTIFHKDSKTFSILWTFYKENLKDFLALYEEDKLLAKTNKKMFLKEPIDNLFNISAIPWIAFDNFSLHLPKKEKYFFPIITSGKFIKENNKIFIPFSINVNHAVNDAYHVHLFLEKLQENLNSL, from the coding sequence ATGTATCATAAAGTTAATTTAAAAACTTATCAAAGAAAAGAACATTTTGATTTTTATACTCAAAACATTCCTTGTTCTTTTGAAATAACTATGAAATTAGATATTAGTTTATTTTATCATTTCGTAAAAAACAACCAGTTTGATTTTTATCCTTGTTTTATTTATTGTATTAGTAAAAGTGTAAATCATTTTGATGAATTTAAATTAGCTTTAGATGCAAACGGACAATTAATACGCTATGATTTTATACACCCTGCTTATACTATTTTTCATAAAGATAGTAAGACATTTTCCATCCTTTGGACTTTTTATAAAGAAAATTTAAAAGATTTTTTAGCTTTATACGAAGAAGATAAGCTTTTAGCCAAAACTAACAAAAAAATGTTTTTAAAAGAACCCATTGATAATCTTTTTAACATTTCTGCTATTCCTTGGATAGCTTTTGATAATTTTTCTTTACATTTACCTAAAAAAGAAAAATATTTTTTTCCTATCATAACAAGCGGTAAGTTTATAAAAGAAAACAATAAAATTTTTATCCCTTTTAGCATTAATGTAAATCATGCAGTAAATGATGCTTATCATGTGCATTTATTTTTGGAAAAATTACAAGAAAATCTTAATAGTTTATAA
- the rpsL gene encoding 30S ribosomal protein S12: MPTINQLVRKERKKVLEKSKSPALKNCPQRRGVCTRVYTTTPKKPNSALRKVAKVRLTSGFEVISYIGGEGHNLQEHSIVLVRGGRVKDLPGVKYHIVRGALDTAGVAKRTVSRSKYGAKRPKAAAK; this comes from the coding sequence GTGCCAACCATAAATCAATTGGTTAGAAAAGAGCGCAAAAAAGTTTTAGAAAAATCTAAATCTCCAGCGCTTAAAAATTGTCCACAAAGAAGGGGAGTTTGCACTAGGGTTTATACAACAACTCCTAAAAAACCAAACTCAGCGTTAAGAAAAGTTGCCAAAGTAAGACTTACAAGTGGCTTTGAAGTTATTAGTTATATCGGTGGTGAAGGTCACAACCTACAAGAACACAGCATAGTTTTAGTGCGTGGTGGTAGGGTAAAAGACTTACCAGGTGTTAAGTATCACATCGTTCGTGGTGCTTTAGATACAGCAGGTGTTGCAAAAAGAACTGTTTCTCGTTCTAAATATGGTGCTAAACGCCCTAAAGCTGCAGCTAAATAA
- the rpsG gene encoding 30S ribosomal protein S7, giving the protein MRRRKAPVREVLPDPIYGNKVITKFINSLMYDGKKSTATTIMYGALEAIDKKGGEKKGIEIFNDAIENIKPLLEVKSRRVGGATYQVPVEVRPARQQALAIRWIISFARKRSERTMIEKLAAELLDAANSKGASFKKKEDTYKMAEANKAFAHYRW; this is encoded by the coding sequence ATGAGAAGAAGAAAAGCTCCGGTAAGAGAAGTCTTGCCTGATCCGATTTATGGAAACAAAGTAATCACAAAATTCATTAATTCTTTAATGTATGATGGCAAAAAAAGCACGGCTACTACTATTATGTATGGTGCTTTAGAAGCTATTGACAAAAAAGGTGGAGAAAAAAAAGGTATAGAAATTTTTAATGATGCTATTGAAAATATTAAACCTTTACTAGAAGTTAAATCACGCCGTGTGGGTGGTGCAACTTATCAAGTTCCAGTAGAAGTTCGTCCTGCTAGACAACAAGCTTTGGCTATAAGATGGATTATTTCTTTTGCTAGAAAAAGAAGTGAAAGAACTATGATAGAAAAATTAGCTGCTGAATTACTAGATGCGGCAAATAGCAAAGGTGCTTCGTTTAAGAAGAAAGAAGACACTTATAAGATGGCAGAAGCTAATAAAGCATTTGCTCATTATCGCTGGTAA
- the fusA gene encoding elongation factor G, with amino-acid sequence MSRSTPLKRVRNIGIAAHIDAGKTTTSERILFFTGMSHKIGEVHDGAATMDWMEQEKERGITITSAATTCFWKNHQINLIDTPGHVDFTIEVERSMRVLDGAVAVFCSVGGVQPQSETVWRQANKYGVPRIVFVNKMDRIGANFFNVEEQIKNRLKGNPVPLQIPIGAEDNFKGVIDLITMKALVWEDENKPTDYVEREIPAELMEKAEEYRTKMIEAVSETSDELMEKYLGGEELTQDEIKAGIKAGCLSLSMVPMLCGTAFKNKGVQPLLDAVVAYLPAPDEVANIKGEYEDGTEVSVKSTDDGEFAGLAFKIMTDPFVGQLTFVRVYRGSLESGSYAYNSTKDKKERIGRLLKMHSNKREEIKTLYAGEIGAVVGLKDTLTGDTLASEKDKVILERMDFPDPVISVAVEPKTKADQEKMSIALNKLAQEDPSFRVSTDEESGQTIISGMGELHLEIIVDRMLREFKVEAEVGQPQVAYRETIRKMVEQEYKYAKQSGGRGQYGHVFLRLEPLEPGSGYEFVNDIKGGVIPKEYIPAVDKGVQEALQNGVLAGYPVEDVKVTVYDGSYHEVDSSEMAFKLAASMGFKEGARKAGAVILEPMMKVEVETPEEYMGDVIGDLNKRRGQVNSMDERGGNKIITAFCPLAEMFGYSTDLRSQTQGRATYSMEFDHYDEVPKNVSEEIIKKRNG; translated from the coding sequence ATGTCAAGAAGTACTCCTTTAAAAAGAGTTAGAAATATAGGTATCGCAGCTCACATCGATGCGGGTAAAACTACAACTAGTGAAAGAATTTTATTTTTCACAGGTATGAGTCATAAGATAGGTGAAGTCCATGATGGTGCTGCTACAATGGACTGGATGGAGCAGGAAAAAGAAAGAGGTATTACTATTACTTCTGCTGCAACAACTTGTTTTTGGAAAAATCACCAAATAAATCTTATAGACACTCCAGGCCACGTTGATTTTACGATTGAAGTTGAAAGATCAATGCGTGTTTTAGATGGTGCTGTTGCTGTGTTTTGTTCAGTAGGCGGGGTGCAACCACAATCTGAAACAGTTTGGAGACAAGCAAATAAATATGGTGTTCCAAGAATAGTATTTGTCAATAAAATGGATAGAATTGGTGCGAATTTTTTCAATGTTGAAGAGCAAATTAAAAATCGCTTAAAAGGAAATCCTGTCCCACTTCAAATTCCAATTGGCGCTGAAGATAATTTCAAAGGTGTGATTGATCTTATTACTATGAAAGCTTTAGTTTGGGAAGATGAAAATAAACCAACTGATTATGTTGAAAGAGAAATTCCTGCTGAGTTAATGGAAAAAGCTGAAGAATATCGTACTAAAATGATAGAAGCAGTTTCTGAAACAAGTGATGAGTTAATGGAAAAATACTTAGGTGGCGAGGAATTAACTCAAGATGAAATTAAAGCAGGTATTAAAGCAGGATGTTTGAGTCTTTCTATGGTTCCTATGCTTTGTGGAACAGCATTTAAGAATAAAGGAGTTCAGCCTTTACTTGATGCTGTTGTAGCGTATTTACCAGCACCTGATGAAGTTGCAAATATAAAAGGTGAATATGAAGATGGAACTGAAGTTTCTGTTAAATCAACCGATGATGGTGAATTTGCAGGACTTGCATTCAAAATTATGACAGATCCATTTGTAGGGCAACTTACTTTCGTTCGTGTTTATAGAGGAAGTTTAGAAAGCGGTTCTTATGCTTATAATTCTACTAAAGATAAAAAAGAAAGAATTGGTCGTCTTTTGAAAATGCACTCTAACAAAAGAGAAGAAATTAAAACTTTATATGCTGGGGAAATCGGTGCAGTTGTAGGTCTTAAAGATACTTTAACAGGCGATACTTTAGCTAGCGAAAAAGACAAAGTTATATTAGAAAGAATGGATTTTCCAGATCCTGTTATTTCTGTTGCAGTTGAGCCAAAAACAAAAGCTGATCAAGAAAAAATGTCTATTGCTTTAAATAAATTAGCACAAGAGGATCCTAGCTTTAGAGTTTCTACTGATGAAGAAAGCGGTCAAACTATAATTTCTGGTATGGGTGAGCTTCACTTAGAAATTATCGTTGATCGTATGCTTAGAGAATTTAAAGTTGAAGCAGAAGTAGGTCAACCTCAAGTTGCTTATCGTGAAACCATTAGAAAAATGGTTGAACAAGAATACAAATACGCTAAACAATCAGGTGGTAGAGGTCAGTATGGTCATGTATTCTTAAGACTTGAACCACTCGAGCCAGGTAGCGGATATGAATTTGTAAATGATATCAAAGGTGGGGTTATTCCAAAAGAATATATTCCAGCTGTTGATAAAGGTGTTCAAGAAGCATTGCAAAATGGTGTTTTAGCGGGATATCCTGTTGAAGATGTTAAAGTAACTGTTTATGATGGAAGTTACCATGAAGTGGATTCTTCTGAAATGGCATTTAAACTTGCAGCTTCTATGGGCTTTAAAGAAGGTGCTAGAAAAGCAGGTGCTGTTATACTTGAACCTATGATGAAAGTTGAAGTTGAAACTCCAGAAGAGTATATGGGTGATGTAATTGGAGACTTAAATAAACGCCGCGGTCAAGTAAATTCTATGGATGAAAGAGGTGGTAACAAAATTATTACTGCGTTTTGTCCTTTGGCTGAAATGTTTGGATACTCTACTGATCTTAGAAGTCAAACACAAGGCCGTGCTACTTATTCTATGGAATTTGATCATTATGATGAAGTTCCTAAAAATGTTTCTGAAGAAATTATCAAAAAAAGAAACGGATAG
- a CDS encoding heme oxygenase, HugZ family, whose translation MQNENLHEEITCFIKQCKSILIASLNLNKECICSYAPIIKVENEFFIYISEIAQHYECFANNADNIEIMFIEDEKDAFSILARKRLKFRVKALEVSRNDAKFNYVLSYFEKENPQEEAIKIIKNMHDFHLFQLILKNGRYVKGFGKAYEIKGENISLINSHFHR comes from the coding sequence ATGCAAAATGAAAATTTGCATGAAGAAATCACTTGCTTCATAAAACAATGTAAAAGTATATTAATAGCTTCTTTAAATCTAAACAAAGAATGTATATGTTCATATGCACCTATTATAAAAGTAGAAAATGAATTTTTTATTTATATAAGCGAAATTGCTCAGCATTATGAGTGTTTTGCAAATAATGCTGATAATATAGAAATAATGTTTATAGAAGATGAAAAAGATGCCTTTTCTATACTTGCTAGAAAAAGATTAAAATTTAGAGTTAAAGCTTTAGAAGTATCACGAAATGATGCTAAATTTAATTATGTGTTAAGTTATTTTGAAAAAGAAAATCCTCAAGAAGAAGCAATAAAAATAATAAAAAATATGCATGATTTTCATCTTTTTCAGTTAATACTAAAAAATGGTAGATATGTAAAAGGATTTGGCAAAGCGTATGAAATAAAAGGAGAAAATATTTCTTTAATAAATTCTCATTTTCATAGATAA
- a CDS encoding hemolysin family protein produces the protein MDPSQSLDLNQTLPAVASIDVGYSTFMIIVALALVLLNGFFVLSEFSIVKVRRSKLEEMVKEKKRNAKKALEVTSKLDTYLSACQLGITLSSLALGWIGEPAIAKILEVPLTNLGLTPTLIHTIAFIIAFAIITLLHVVLGELVPKSIAIAIADKAVLWVARPLHLFWLLFLPFIKTFDFLAAISLKIIGIKPAKEHELSHSEEEIKFIASESQKGGVLDEFETEIIRNAVDFSDTVAKEIMTPRKDMICLNKQKSYEENMQIVCQYKHTRFPYIDGSKDIILGMVHIRDIMQNELNQRKKNLDDFLIKMILVPENISISKVLFMMNKEQVHTALVVDEYGGTAGLLTMEDIMEEIVGDINDEHDDSSPHFKKLAENIYEFQGRYEVSEVEELLNIRYDEELEQVTIGGYVFNLLGRLPVVGDRIEDEFCYYEVKKMDGNSIERVKVVRKNNEEDE, from the coding sequence TTGGACCCCAGTCAATCTTTAGACTTAAATCAAACCTTACCTGCAGTCGCTTCTATAGATGTAGGTTATTCTACTTTTATGATTATTGTTGCACTTGCTTTAGTGCTTTTAAATGGCTTTTTTGTTCTATCTGAATTTAGTATTGTTAAGGTTAGAAGATCAAAGCTTGAAGAAATGGTAAAAGAAAAAAAACGCAATGCAAAAAAAGCTTTGGAGGTAACTTCAAAACTTGATACTTATTTAAGTGCATGTCAACTTGGAATCACTTTAAGCTCTCTTGCTCTTGGTTGGATAGGTGAACCTGCTATTGCTAAAATTCTTGAAGTTCCTTTAACAAATTTAGGTTTAACACCTACGCTAATCCATACTATAGCTTTTATAATAGCCTTTGCAATCATCACGCTTTTACATGTTGTATTAGGTGAGCTTGTTCCAAAAAGCATTGCTATAGCAATTGCTGATAAAGCTGTTTTGTGGGTAGCTAGGCCTTTACATTTATTTTGGCTTTTATTTTTGCCTTTCATTAAAACATTTGATTTTTTAGCAGCAATTTCTTTGAAGATTATAGGAATTAAACCTGCAAAAGAACATGAGTTAAGTCACTCTGAAGAAGAAATCAAATTTATTGCTAGTGAAAGTCAAAAAGGTGGAGTGTTAGATGAATTTGAAACTGAAATTATAAGAAATGCGGTGGATTTTTCAGATACAGTAGCAAAAGAAATCATGACACCTAGAAAAGATATGATTTGCCTTAATAAACAAAAAAGTTATGAAGAAAACATGCAAATTGTATGCCAATACAAACATACTAGATTTCCATATATAGATGGTTCTAAGGATATTATTTTAGGTATGGTTCATATTAGAGATATTATGCAAAATGAACTTAACCAGCGCAAGAAAAATCTTGATGATTTTTTAATAAAAATGATACTTGTTCCAGAAAATATCAGTATTTCTAAAGTTCTATTCATGATGAATAAAGAGCAAGTACATACTGCCTTAGTAGTGGATGAATATGGTGGAACAGCAGGACTTTTAACCATGGAAGATATCATGGAAGAAATTGTTGGAGACATTAATGATGAACATGATGATTCTAGTCCACATTTTAAAAAGCTTGCTGAAAATATCTATGAATTTCAAGGCAGATATGAGGTTAGCGAAGTAGAAGAATTATTAAATATACGCTATGATGAGGAATTAGAGCAAGTCACTATAGGTGGATATGTATTTAATCTTTTAGGACGCTTACCTGTAGTTGGCGATAGAATAGAAGATGAATTTTGTTATTACGAAGTTAAAAAAATGGATGGTAATAGCATAGAACGCGTTAAAGTCGTTCGTAAAAACAATGAAGAAGATGAGTAA